Part of the Arthrobacter sp. MMS18-M83 genome is shown below.
ACGACTCCGCCGAAGACTGCAAGGATCCCCACGAACGAAGCTGAGACAGCGAGTGCCCGGGGCCACTTGCGAGCAGTCAACCAACGTACAAGAGGTGAAATTGCTGAGGCAAGAATGAGCGCGATCGTGACCGGGATAACGGCGAGGGGCACCCTGGTTAAAGCCCACAGAATCACCGATGCCAGGCTGATGACCAGGAGCATCTGCCCTGAACGGATCCCGGCGCGGCCAAGGCCGTCGGACCAGATCGCCGACGTCGTGCGTTTGTTGGGGGAATTGTTGCCCTCAGGCATTGGCTTCCTTCCTGGTTCTGGTTTAGGCAGTAAATGCCTCGCCGCGGCGCATTAGCTCGCCACGAGGGAGGCAGTGCCTGCGTCTGGCGCGATGTATGGTTCGCCGGTGTGCCGGTGATCTACGGGTTCGAGGTGGGTAACGCCTGTTGCATATGCGACGACTCCGGAGAGACTGCCGGTGCGTTCGTGGGCTTGCCGTTGCCGGGCAGCTCCCGTGCCTTGGCTAAGGATCCTTTGCAATCCCTCCTTGGCGTAGTGTGCGTCCCCGGTTTCTTCCAGAGCATCGCGGACGTGGGAGTGGAGTGCGGCGAGGACATGCCTTGCGGTGCCGGGCTTATGGGTTTTCGGGTCGAGCAGTTCTCCGCGCAGGCCGAACCGGCTCGCTCGCCACGTGGCCTGGCGCAGGACGGTGGCAGAAACCATGTCCGGCCGTTTTCCGGACTTCCATTCCCTGGCGGCAGTGTCCACCAAGGCACGCACCAACGCCGCAATCAGGACGGTATCCCGGGCATCAAGGCAAACATCGGAGACGCGGATCTCGACTGTAGGGTGCCGGGCGGACAGGCGAGCATCAAAATCCGGGCTCATGACCCCCCCGGTTCGCGACAGGTCCGACACCAAGGAATGATAAGCCGCGGCAGACCCGAATACCTCCGTGGGACCGGCGCTGGACCATCGGTTCCAGGCTTGGGTCCGGAAACTGGCGTAACCGCTGTCGGCTCCGTTCCAGAACGGGGAATTCGAGCTCAGTGCAGTCAGCGCCGGAAGCCAGGACCTGATCCGGTCCAAGACTGCGACGCCTTCCTCATCCGAATCAACGGAAACATGGACGTGATATCCGCAGGTCAGCTGCTCTCTGGCCGTCAGAGCGAACTTTTCCAGAAGTGCGTCGTAGCGCTCGGTGTTGGTTGCATGGGGAGTGACCGGCAGCGGCGACGTCGCGAGGGCGGCAACTCTCGCGCCCGCCTTCCGAGCGAGCGAATCGGCGTAAGAGCGTCCAGCACGTATTTCTGCGGCGAGTGCACTCAGGCTGCTGTGCGGAGAGCTGATGACCTCAAGTTGCTCCTGCTGAAGCTCGATCGCCAACGTCGGGCGGAAAGGAGGATTCGTTCCCTGGCGACCGGCGCTATGAATGCGCAACACGTCGCCAGCAAGAGGCACGGGGCTGCCGTTGTCAGGATCCACGATCAGAAATTCTTCTTCAACACCAAGAGTACGCACCTGCCAAGTGTGGGCCACAAAAGCCGCCGTCAGCGACCACAGGTCGCAGGGCCCCCGAAATCAAACGTTTTCTGGTCAGTTCCGAGGACGCGCCACTGCTCCTAGCCGGCCGGCGTCACGACATCCTCCAGCATTGACCTGTCGAAGAATCGGATCTCGCCGGTTGCCTGGAAAAACACTGGAACGACCTATGTGTTCGCGTCCTTCGAGGTTTCGAAGATCTCCGGCGCTGCCGTGTTTTCGCGCTATGGTTCCAATCAACTCAGGGCCCTTAGGCCGACCAGGCAAAGGGGGCCGAGAAGGAGTTCTTCCCGGCGTTATCCCAAGTCATCCCGAACACGTCGACGCGGCCAATGCTCGACGTGCCGGCTGCCAGAGTGTCCGCCGGGAATCCGACCCCGCTGATCTTCACTCCCAGTCCTGTGTGATCCAGGGGAGACACGAAGTCCTCGACCGCCATGTCGACGGCGCTGCCAATGCGGACCTGGTGCATACGTCCATCGTCAGCGTAGGCCATTTCCACGGACTCCATGCCCGCCATTTCGCCGATCAATGGGGCGAGGCCCTCCATCGGTCCGCCGAGCTGGCCACCGAAGACTGCACCGAGCGCTTCGGCCTGCTCAGTTGAGGCGGCAGCATCCATGAGGACTCCGAGCTTCCACCCCCCATCACCCATCAGTGCGGGTGTATCGGCGACGACGCAGACGGTGAGGCCTCCGACGTCGACGCCGTTTACGTCACCGGATTCCACGTGGAAGGCCAACGCCACGTTGCAGCGTTCGTTGTCGGCAGGTGCGGTCAGCCCGGAAGTGGAGCACGGGGCAGACCATGTCGCAGTTGCAATTCTCAAAATACGTACCC
Proteins encoded:
- a CDS encoding glutamate--cysteine ligase: MDPDNGSPVPLAGDVLRIHSAGRQGTNPPFRPTLAIELQQEQLEVISSPHSSLSALAAEIRAGRSYADSLARKAGARVAALATSPLPVTPHATNTERYDALLEKFALTAREQLTCGYHVHVSVDSDEEGVAVLDRIRSWLPALTALSSNSPFWNGADSGYASFRTQAWNRWSSAGPTEVFGSAAAYHSLVSDLSRTGGVMSPDFDARLSARHPTVEIRVSDVCLDARDTVLIAALVRALVDTAAREWKSGKRPDMVSATVLRQATWRASRFGLRGELLDPKTHKPGTARHVLAALHSHVRDALEETGDAHYAKEGLQRILSQGTGAARQRQAHERTGSLSGVVAYATGVTHLEPVDHRHTGEPYIAPDAGTASLVAS
- a CDS encoding DUF1326 domain-containing protein, which codes for MRIATATWSAPCSTSGLTAPADNERCNVALAFHVESGDVNGVDVGGLTVCVVADTPALMGDGGWKLGVLMDAAASTEQAEALGAVFGGQLGGPMEGLAPLIGEMAGMESVEMAYADDGRMHQVRIGSAVDMAVEDFVSPLDHTGLGVKISGVGFPADTLAAGTSSIGRVDVFGMTWDNAGKNSFSAPFAWSA